A portion of the Bubalus kerabau isolate K-KA32 ecotype Philippines breed swamp buffalo chromosome 1, PCC_UOA_SB_1v2, whole genome shotgun sequence genome contains these proteins:
- the LOC129628692 gene encoding olfactory receptor 2T29-like: MDKSTWATNHTGQLDFILMGLFSQAKHPAFLCVVIFVTFLMALSGNSILILLIYSDAHLHTPMYYFISQLSLMDMMYISVTVPKMLMDQVMGVNKISAPECGMQMFFYVTLGGSEYFLLAAMAYDRYVAICHPLHYSTLMSHKVWLLLVSGCWFLGSVDGFMLTLITMTFPFCRSREIHHFFCEIPAVMKLSCSDTSLYETLMYLCCVLMLLIPMTVISSSYSFILLTIHRMNSAEGRKKALTTCSSHMTVVILFYGASIYTYMLPISYHSPEKDMAVSAFYTILTPVLNPLIYSLRNKDVIRALKKMLNLEYFREPQNKTFLY; encoded by the coding sequence ATGGACAAATCTACCTGGGCCACCAACCACACTGGACAGTTGGATTTCATCCTTATGGGACTCTTCAGTCAAGCCAAGCATCCCGCTTTCCTTTGTGTGGTCATTTTTGTGACTTTCTTGATGGCCTTGTCTGGAAATAGCATCCTGATCCTTCTGATATATTCTGAtgcccacctccacacccccatgtactattTCATCAGCCAGTTGTCTCTCATGGACATGATGTACATTTCTGTCACTGTGCCCAAAATGCTCATGGACCAGGTTATGGGTGTAAATAAGATCTCAGCCCCTGAATGTGGAATGCAGATGTTTTTCTATGTGACACTTGGAGGTTCAGAATATTTCCTTCTGGCtgccatggcctatgaccgctatgtggccatctgtcatccactccactattctacCCTCATGAGCCATAAGGTGTGGCTCCTCCTGGTGTCTGGCTGCTGGTTTCTGGGATCAGTGGATGGCTTTATGCTCACACTCATCACCATGACCTTCCCCTTCTGCAGATCCCGGGAGATCCATCATTTCTTCTGTGAGATCCCTGCTGTAATGAAGCTTTCCTGCTCAGACACTTCCCTGTATGAGACACTCATGTACCTGTGCTGTGTCCTCATGCTCCTCATCCCCATGACAGTCATTTCaagttcttattcattcatcctcCTCACCATCCACAGGATGAATTCAGCAGAGGGCAGGAAGAAGGCCTTAACCACTTGTTCTTCCCACATGACTGTGGTCATCCTCTTCTATGGAGCTTCCATCTATACCTACATGCTCCCCATCTCTTACCACTCCCCTGAGAAGGACATGGCTGTATCTGCCTTTTACACCATACTCACTCCTGTTTTAAACCCTTTGATCTACAGTCTTAGGAATAAGGATGTCATAAGGGCACTAAAGAAAATGCTGAATTTAGAATATTTCAGAGAACCACAAAATAAGACATTTTTATACtag